Within the Sphingobium baderi genome, the region CGTCCTCGATGCCGGTCAGCACCTCACGATCCGGCTCTGCGGCCTGAACGCTCTGTTCTTCCGGCAGGCCGGGGTGGCGCTGTTGCTGCAAACCGCCCTCGGCTTCCTCATCGAGGGTCGCGCCTTCTTCATCAGCGGCGGGGATCAGCCCATCATGCAGACCGCGAATTTCGACACCCCAGTCGTCCGGGCGCGGATCGGGCCGGTCGGCATAAGCCGCGTCGCCGTCGCCATTACGACCGAGATCGGGCGCGGGCAGTACGCGCGAGGTGAAATTGCGGTCTTGATAATAACGCAGCTTCTTCGCCCGGATCGGCGCAAGGCCAGACACCAGTACCAATTCGTCGGCAGGCGGGAGCTGCATTACCTCTCCCGGCGTCAGCAGCGGGCGGGCCGTTTCCTGCCGTGACACCATGACGTGGCTGAGCCAGGGGGCGAGCCGGTGTCCGGCATAGTTGCGCTGAGCACGCAATTCGGTCGCGGTGCCGAGCGCGTCGCTGATCCGCTTCGCCGTGCGCTCGTCGTTGCTGCTGAACGCTATACGGACATGGCAATTGTCGAGAATGGCGTTGTTCTCGCCATAGGCCTTGCTGATCTGATTGAGGCTCTGCGCGATCAGGTAGGCCCGAATGCCGTAGCCCGCCATGAAGGCCAGCGCCGTCTCGAAGAAGTCGAGCCGCCCGAGCGCCGGAAACTCGTCCAGCATCATCAGCAATTGATGCTTGCGGCTCTTCTTCGGGTCGCCCTCCAGGCGTTCGGTCAGGCGGCGGCCGATCTGGTTGAGGACCAGACGGACCAGCGGCTTGGTCCGCGAAATGTCGGATGGCGGAATGACCAGATAGAGCGATACCGGGGATTTGGCGTCGACAAGATCGGCAATACGCCAGTCGCATGCGGCCGTGTTCCGCGCCACGATTGGATCGCGATAAAGTCCAAGGAAGGACATGGCGGTGGATAGGACGCCGGAGCGTTCGTTCTCCGATTTGTTCAGCACTTCGCGTGCCGCCGACGCAACGACCGGGTGGACCTTCGGATGCTCCTTGGTACCCAGATGAT harbors:
- a CDS encoding conjugal transfer protein TraG, with the translated sequence MTPTKLLVGQIFVVFAIVILGVWAATQWAASMLGYQAQLGMPWAVAFGIPIYRPWQLFAWWYHYEAYAPQVFNKAGALAGASGFLGCASAIAGSLWRARQNRHVTTYGSSRWASRAEIAKAGLFGAAGVFLGRYRGDYLRHDGPEHVMAFAPTRSGKGVGLVVPSLLSWTGSVVVHDIKGENWQLTAGWRSRFSHCLLFNPTDPRSARYNPLLEVRKGPDEVRDVQNIADILVDPEGALERRSHWEKTSHSLLVGAILHVLYAEEEKTLARVATFLSDPQRSFAHTLRRMMATNHLGTKEHPKVHPVVASAAREVLNKSENERSGVLSTAMSFLGLYRDPIVARNTAACDWRIADLVDAKSPVSLYLVIPPSDISRTKPLVRLVLNQIGRRLTERLEGDPKKSRKHQLLMMLDEFPALGRLDFFETALAFMAGYGIRAYLIAQSLNQISKAYGENNAILDNCHVRIAFSSNDERTAKRISDALGTATELRAQRNYAGHRLAPWLSHVMVSRQETARPLLTPGEVMQLPPADELVLVSGLAPIRAKKLRYYQDRNFTSRVLPAPDLGRNGDGDAAYADRPDPRPDDWGVEIRGLHDGLIPAADEEGATLDEEAEGGLQQQRHPGLPEEQSVQAAEPDREVLTGIEDESDAGSDRQTMDRLRGLGSVQRAHAMNEADRGDDLLPSF